A window of the Streptomyces sp. NBC_00454 genome harbors these coding sequences:
- a CDS encoding discoidin domain-containing protein, translating into MYAPEGSPTTPPTTPPATTPPPAPPADSNLAQGRPAADTSHTQGYVAGNVTDGNAGSYWESNNNNAFPQSLTVDLGAQRTVGRLVLKLPSSWGTRTQTLSVLGSADNTAWTTLKNSASYTFTEGTNTVAITLPSTGVRYLRLTFTANNGWPAGQLSELEAYTS; encoded by the coding sequence GTGTACGCACCCGAAGGCAGCCCGACCACCCCGCCCACCACGCCTCCCGCGACGACTCCTCCTCCCGCTCCCCCGGCCGACTCCAACCTGGCGCAGGGCCGCCCCGCGGCCGACACCAGCCACACCCAGGGCTACGTGGCCGGCAATGTCACCGACGGCAACGCGGGCAGCTACTGGGAGAGCAACAACAACAACGCTTTCCCCCAGTCGCTCACCGTCGACCTCGGCGCCCAGCGCACCGTCGGCCGCCTCGTCCTGAAGCTCCCCTCCTCCTGGGGCACCCGGACACAGACGCTGTCCGTGCTCGGATCGGCCGACAACACGGCCTGGACGACACTGAAGAACTCCGCCTCGTACACGTTCACCGAGGGCACGAACACCGTCGCCATCACCCTTCCCTCCACAGGCGTTCGGTACCTGCGCCTGACCTTCACCGCGAACAACGGCTGGCCGGCCGGCCAGCTTTCGGAACTGGAGGCGTACACCTCGTAA
- a CDS encoding MarR family transcriptional regulator: protein MEYSHTDAELIKQPIGYWSWAAYKAVVTRTRGALDGIGTTQPQWWVLAQVARADTVKTREEVSHLLRDYLDEGREALESEMDRTIAQGWITEDAEGRLGMTAEGRAFYDKAAALQSELWAERHADVSDEEYLTTLKVLQRLIHNTGGRAWHH from the coding sequence ATGGAGTATTCGCACACTGACGCCGAACTGATCAAGCAGCCCATCGGCTACTGGAGTTGGGCCGCCTACAAGGCCGTCGTCACCCGCACCCGGGGCGCACTCGACGGGATCGGTACCACCCAGCCGCAGTGGTGGGTCCTCGCGCAAGTCGCGCGTGCCGACACCGTCAAGACCCGCGAAGAGGTGTCGCACCTCCTGCGTGACTACCTTGACGAGGGCCGGGAAGCCCTGGAGTCGGAGATGGATCGGACCATTGCCCAGGGCTGGATCACCGAGGACGCGGAGGGGCGGCTGGGCATGACGGCAGAGGGGCGGGCGTTCTACGACAAGGCTGCGGCCCTCCAGAGCGAACTGTGGGCGGAACGGCACGCGGACGTCTCCGACGAGGAATACCTCACCACGCTCAAGGTGCTGCAGCGACTCATCCACAACACGGGCGGGCGTGCCTGGCACCACTAG